A section of the Flavobacterium sp. CG_23.5 genome encodes:
- a CDS encoding OmpA family protein produces the protein MKIRLFLILFLNIMALSAQNKVVVFFDFNQDEMNEKSNEEFCKWIENSKDKEILKIQGFCDSIDSNSYNKDLSFRRANNVLALLERNKVQINKNFELKGLGEDFQQSKNASENRKVLIYYHDKLAIKSSGPKKIKGGSLSIEDNQDKKVVNNETQKNGALIEKINNSKVGDLVKLENLNFYFNSEKIILESEPILLDLLQVLKTNPRLKIDIHGHICCNSNPNDVKLSYRRSKFVFDYLIKNGIATSRLGYRGYGSNRPIYALPEKNEAERIANRRVEILIVKN, from the coding sequence ATGAAAATAAGACTCTTTTTGATTTTGTTTTTGAATATAATGGCTTTGTCTGCTCAAAATAAAGTGGTGGTGTTTTTTGATTTTAATCAAGATGAAATGAATGAAAAATCAAATGAAGAATTTTGTAAATGGATAGAAAATTCAAAAGACAAAGAGATTTTAAAAATTCAAGGCTTCTGCGATAGTATTGATTCGAATTCCTACAATAAAGATTTATCCTTCCGAAGAGCGAATAATGTGCTTGCTCTTTTAGAGCGGAATAAAGTTCAAATAAATAAAAATTTTGAATTGAAAGGATTGGGAGAAGATTTTCAACAATCAAAAAATGCAAGCGAAAACCGAAAAGTTTTAATTTATTATCACGATAAGCTGGCCATAAAATCTTCTGGTCCAAAAAAAATAAAAGGAGGAAGTTTAAGTATTGAAGATAATCAAGATAAAAAAGTCGTAAATAATGAAACACAAAAAAATGGGGCTCTAATTGAAAAAATTAATAATTCTAAAGTGGGGGATTTAGTAAAACTGGAAAATTTAAATTTTTATTTCAACTCCGAAAAAATTATTTTAGAATCAGAACCCATTCTTTTAGATCTTCTTCAAGTTTTGAAAACGAACCCTCGATTAAAAATTGATATACATGGGCATATTTGTTGTAATAGCAACCCAAATGATGTTAAGCTTTCTTACAGAAGATCAAAATTTGTTTTTGATTATTTAATAAAAAACGGAATCGCAACATCCAGATTGGGGTATAGAGGATATGGTAGTAATAGGCCCATATATGCGTTACCAGAAAAAAATGAAGCAGAGCGAATTGCAAATAGAAGAGTTGAGATTCTTATTGTCAAAAATTAG